From Impatiens glandulifera chromosome 7, dImpGla2.1, whole genome shotgun sequence:
AATGATCGAGGATTTTTCCACAAGTGCTTGCAAGTAATTGAGCACACCATACACATTCCAAGCCTGGTGAAATGTCAAAGGCCATAGGAGTGAGTAATTGCCATTAATTCTTATATCAAATCATTCAAGTGAAATACCAGAATCCCCCTAGTTTGATGCTTATTAACATTCTTAAAATATCAGATAAAGAGCATTTTGGTCAATATGAATACTTCCATAAAAAAATTGTCCTAAATTAGAATAGCACAATGGTTTTGTTTGCTTGCCAAATAAAAACTTCTTTAGAATGAACAAAGTTATTCATTTAACTAATTTGTGTAACGTTTCTTTTAAGCCAAATTTTCAGATATCTTATAGAAGAccatatttaataacaaaatctGTTCATTTTCTTGTTCAATAACACAGGGTGGAAGAATCCATCCATTGCCAAGATTATAGTTATTAAGAgtgttatatagaaaatatgtCAATTCAATCACCAAAATCTTCTAACCctttttaaacataaatgggTTCATAGCCACAATAATCATCTTCTCAGTCCAAAATACCCAGCAAATTGATGAAGAAATCAGATGGTGCTTCAGATGCAACATTCTGATATACCTTGAACTAGATTTATGTACAAATCTTGAAATTACATGAATAAGAGAGCTAGAATTTGAGAACGAAGATAAGATAAGAGCTCTTAGCAAGCTAAGGAGCAATTGAATTAATGGAGGAAGATAGAACCCTAACTGCTAGGGAGAATACAGTCAGGAAGAAGAGAGTGAAACTTTAATAAGAGTATTAACCAAATTTATTTCGTAACAAataatattctatttatatacTGTTACTGTATTAATAACCCCACTTTATTCGCGCCATTTATCCTAACCGATAGGCTTATTAACCCCGCGTACTTCAACTATACCATCTATACCATTAGGTTTCCCAACCGTCTACTTCCGCCATAGGGAATTAGCCCTAAAACCCTTTCCCCTTGTATAACATACAGTATgcacaaaatatttcaacataTAACAGTACTCTAGATGCAGAATGCATCCTGTGATTTGTATCCGCATATACACAAATACTGATCAGGTCAATTCATGTGAAACTTGATAGTTTCAAATAATGCATTTACACAAATTAGGTCCATTACCTGATCATGCTGCTTCAGAAGCGTAATCTCCTGCTCAGTCTTGCTCTTCATCTTAGCCCGATACTGACAGAATGACTGGAACTGGTAAACAAATTCGTCCACCATATCCCATAGCCACTGGTTTGGCAACTGCATATTCACAACTCCATGCAAAACAACCTAATTTTCCCCcaaaacaaacacaaattataatTCAGAACATCAGAAACATAAGAAACATCACGTTTAAAGAATCAAACAAAGGAAACCTGGAATAGACTGCAGTAATTGTCCCAGGAATCAATCCTCTGCTTAAGAGTTGGCGACAATCTAGCATAGAGATGACGGAACCACATTTCACGGTAAAGTAAGCAGAAAACGTGGTCATTGTCGACATAGGGAGCCACAGCTTCGACAGATGGCCAAGGAGTCTCCTTGAACATTCGATCACTGAGTGTTTGGAACGAGGTTTCGTACATTTGATGAATCTCGTACACATTCTTCTCTCTGATGTGCCGATAGAGGTGAACAACGAATGACTTCACGGAATCAGGAACAAAGTTTGGGTCGTATCCCAACGTATCCGCCTGAGGCTGTTGCTGATAACCTCCTGCACCGGCAGCATCATCGTAGTCATAGGAAGCCGCCATGTTGATTATCTCAGAAATCAGTTCTTCTGATGCAGAAGAGccagagagaaagaaagattgATGTGCTTAGTGATTAGGGTTTATCCAGTCTCATTTCAACGAATATGGGCCGGACCGAATCGCGCAAagaaaatcttataaaaattttattttatcaaatataatatacttctatttcaattttaccaaaaaaaaacattaaatttataatttattataaatttaaaaataaataatatttgatataataatttttatttttatttatagaataaattaatttttattaaattcaaataaggttttatatattttaaattaaattataaaataatataaaaaaaattaaaataattaaaataattgtgtgTTAAATGATATgactatttataataattaaaattttattgaaaaaaatttgaaacaatcttgtaattttttttaatataactgaaaatatgtttaatatgaGTAGTCGTGTAAATATCCgatcaaatttgaataaactaaattcgaattttattttcggtttttaatcgaattttaaactaatttaaattcaaatacggttttaaattttttttagtcaaaaacagaattattttttattatttatttaattaaatattttattatatattataatttagtacAGTGATGAGTGATGCGACGTGAAAGGTTAGttcttaatttgaaataataataataataataataataataataatttatataatatattatataattaaaaaattgaattatttgaattcggttcggatttattataatttattcgaATTTGATTCGATTTttaaattggttaaaaaaataattcaaagaacTCGAACCAGAAACtctggttaaaaataataattcaaataactcGAACTGGGAACTCGAATAATCCAAAAATTGAACCGATGCACACCTCAAATCATGAGTGATGAAGTAGAACAAGTCAAACAAAAGAATTAAACATTGTCGAAAAATCCTTACAAAATATTCTGATGAACAAATAAAATGACCGAAGTGCAGTAAAAATCGAAAAAATGTTCATGTTTacttaaatgataaaaaaaaataatgaaaataataattatgagaGGGTCTCTAactaaatatatgttttaatagttctttattaaaaaaaaatcatatatatattaaaaaaatacccaACTTtgatgataatatatatatatatatataaataaacatccAACTTATACTTATAGTAATAATTTCATGAACTTAAAgaccttttatttttaatgttataaaattaagacttattttttttattaagctAGCACAAATAAAGAGTCATATCTCTTACTTAAATAACTTTAGAAAATTCTGTTTTTCAAGTTTTAAGTATGATAAAATATGagatttagataaaaaaaaaatatatatttgagtaaCCTATTgaattataaacttataatttctttatatataatttaaaaaaaaaaaaactccttatctaattataaaaacacaatCAACCTCAAAACCATTACTTTTTGGTTTGTTTAAACATAATGGTACAAAACCGACACAAATTCGAGTTGACTAAGAATCTTAATTGTTCtataatttgtaatataatataacatggATAATGAGAAGAAAGAAATGAGTATGATTAAATTGAATGATAAAAGTACATGAGCAAAACAAAGCAAAGCATTAAAAGACAACTTCTTCCCCATCTTCATAATTAGGAAAAGCAACACATTTGAAAACTTTGCAGTTTGAGCAAAGAACATATCCCATCTGCACCATAATAAACATTGAAATTGAAAGTGGATTCTTCAAATGGGAAATTGGACAAAATGATcctaaaaatagttttaaattctCTGATGCGCAAACgaccattttaaaatattatgacgAAATTACCTCGTTTTAAAATATTCTGACGAAATTATTCCGCCGCGTAATGCAAAGGGTAGGATCATCTCACGAAGGAAAAGCAGGTGAAAAGTTCAAAATACTTTCGCAGGATCGTCACGTGAAGGCACGGTCGTTCTGGACTTTTAACCGACTTTCTTTCGCGAGACGATCCTGCTCTTTACGTAACGCGGTAATTTcgttataatattttgaagtggTCATTTGCACAATTATATTTCCTGTGCATCTAAGGGCAAAGTAATTTAGTCAAATTTCCCCTTCTATTTACAAATTTAAGGTTatttagatgaagaagaacaacTTACAGCTCTGCAAGTAGGGCATCGTCTATATATTCGATTGGTTGCAGATTTGACATTCGTCTTCTTACCTTCACAGAACTCACAAAGAAGCCAACCTGTTCCTTTACAAGGTTCACACGCAATTCCTGCTTCcatcttttcaatttcaaacaacAAAGCAAAGCAAAGCAAAGCAAAAGCATCATCCAATCATGAATGGTGAAATCCTTCATTATTAGTAATAAACGATTTACAGATCAAGTACCTGCGGAAGAACTAGCCGGAAAGGTGTGCAGCGCACAATCTGAAGTAAACGGCCGCCGCTGCTGACAGGTATTAATGAATCAATCGATCGAATTCTCGGTGAATTCACCTTCATCATTGTCATTGTGGTTGAAAAAGCGGCATCCATCATTTCAAACTCTTTCGCaccaatttcttcttcttcttcctcacgCCTCTAGTCTGCAACCATACTTATTTCTTACTTCTGCAACCATACTTATTTCTTACTTCTCTCCACGCCACTCAATTCCTTCTCTATctcatgaattattttttttatcttgttataaaatatatattttaaataaatttatataaaaaaaattgctcaaacaaatatatgaaattaagactcatttaccaaaaaaaaacaacaacaataagTCTAAACATCTCAAATAATCGATGAATACACTATATAAACAaagataaaaacaataaaactaAAACTCAATTACAAAAAACgaaaagaaatattaattagatcctaattttCCGAGATTATTGAGGAAACAAACAATAAGCTAACATCTCAAATAAGTGATAAATAACATATCATTTcacataaaaacatcaaaattaagACTcaattaccaaaaaaaaatatatatgttagatcTTAATTTTCCGAGGTGATATATGAAACGAACAATAAGCCAACATCtcaaataattgataaataacataTCGTTTCACTTCAATATGGTATAAACAAAGATAAAAACATGcgaataaaaaattagttaagcCAACATCTCAAACAAATCGATAAATTTCATGGATCATGAAACCTAATATAATAACATATCACTTGTTGAATATGGTACTTTGAGAACATCCTATCAAAGTTTGTATTAGAGGAAGttattagattaattgtatgattcaattccaattccaatcaTTCATAAATTCTTAAATAGTTTACAAGTAAGTATccaataatttaagaaaaactcAAACTTTACAATATTGAATGAAACGAAAGAAAACTAATAAAGTGATACTCAAACTTTACAATATTGAATGAAACGAAAGAAAACTAATAAAGTGATACTCAAACTTTACAATATTGAATGAAACGAAAGAAAACTCGTCAAGTGATACTCAAACTTTATACAACAGCAGCAGCAGCTCTTTATCTCTTCACAAGATCAAGAAGATGATGCTTCCTCCACAACCCTACAATCAGTCATTTGCTGTCTCAAACAAAGAACAGTCTTTCTTCTAATTAACCagttcaagaagaagaagaagaagaagaagtcatCCTGCAACAAAATCATCATCTTTAAGCATACAATTTTAACATGAAGATTTCAGTTCATAAactagatatatatatatatatatatatatatatatatatatatatatatatatatatatatatatatatatatatatatatatatatatatggatttcAGTTGAAGGGTGCTGTTGATTCAAATGATACTGaaaattctcaattctcatatTTCTCCATTATAGAATCAATCTATACAAAATAGATATTGGTGAGAATGAAGGTGATTTAATTACTTACCCGTGAGAGGAAGTGGAATCTAGGGCTGCGTCCATGCGGTTGTAAATATCAGAGAATCGTCCAGTCTTTAAAGGTCTTGGCTTTATAGGTTTCTTCCGCAACCCAAAAATCTCTTGAACTAGAGGGACATGAACCAGTACAAGTTTCCAAGCCAAATACCAACCTAAAAATAAAGCCACACACCATAATCAATCAGAATCAGAATCAGATAGATGAGATAAATTGATTGCTTATTTACAAAGAGAAGAATTACCCAGAAGGATTAGTGAAAGAACAAATGAGATGGCAGTCATGGGGCGAATGAGAAATAGGTTAAGATAGTCCAAGGAAGAAGATACAGACGCCATTCAATTGAAGCAAGTGTGTTTGCTCTTTCTTTGTCACCTGCAAACTGACAACGGCGGCAGTAGAAGATGAAAAGCGTAGCTGCTCCGGTCAAGTCGGTTTCCGATGAGTCCGGATGAAGAAGATCACCGCCCTTCTAGGGATTTCAGCGTATTTGCCCtattaggaagaagaagaagaagggcttttcaaaagaaaataaaaaatagaaaagaagaatgtgattaattttaaattaacctCAATTTTGAAGAGATTTCATTTTATCCCCCCTcaatctttataaatatatgtctaattaaattatattctcGTCTAaactcatatttaatattttcaaaaaaataataaaattttgtttattggTTGGATTTTCTTTATTCAagttcatcaattaaaatatttgaattttattattttttaagtaaattcaaAATCTATccgaatttgattttttttaaaattttattgtcaaatcaatattaaattctattaatttaatatataaaaaatatataattgtttaattatatttaataaaatatataatagaaaattaattaatttaatttgtagtttcattttaaagttaatatcaacttaaaataaaattgaaaagcttattaaattcaaattcatttaaaatttgattcaaaactgaaaataaaattaattaagaccaaatattgaatgtTTATAAATGgattactttatttataataaaaaaaaaatatttatcaattaatgattatttatataacttaaaagCTATGTTTATATTAAACCTAACTTAATATTAATCCTTATTAAAATGCAATTAAAAACAACTTTAGAATTACAGACTTTCATCTTTTATTAGAATAACCAAGACTAGTACAACCAAACTTACAAACTTGGAGAAAACTTATTTTATTGTAGGCAGAAGCTTAAGAAGTTGAACACAAAGAGATGCAAaatgcataataataataataataaataataataaaagattacTTGAACAATGCACAACACAATACAAACcctaaatcattaatttttcatcttcttcactcCACATTTTCTTCTTTCTCACTTAAGGTATTTATCAAACCAGTCACTTGCTTCTTTCACCATAAAACAAGTCATTTGATGTCCAATTTCAGGCTCAGCTACCACCTTCATTTTTTATACaatcaaatcaatcaaatatttctACCCAAGCAACTGTATTGAGTGTTAAAGTTCATATaccaattataataaataaataaaaaaaagcagTCTTAATACCAAGTCTTGAACATAAGAGGATAATCATAAAACTATGTTAAATTGGTGTTGTTTTGAATTAAGTGTGGATTTTCATAACAAGTGAAAAGTAGGATACCTTGAATCTGTCAGGACAAGAAAATTCCTTGTAAACCTCCTTAGCTCTTTCGCATGGAATTTCAACTCCTTTTAATGGGCATCTAGGATCTTCTTTACCTTCATTGTcacaattaattcaaatttatgttttcaatataattaCCTTCATAGTTTTACCAGTATACATTTTACATTACATTTCAAAAGAGTTGGTCTTACCTTTCAAAATCAGCAGAGGGCGTGGGGCAATTATAGGAACTGTATGAGGTGCATCAAACTGAGAAGCCAACCCAGGAGCAATTCTATCCCATACCTTCATGGACAATAGAAACAAAGTAAAATTAAGCATGTTTGTATTACATAGAGGAAATGCAAAGAACTCGCACTTGTAACATGTTTTATGATGGTAGAATTCTAGTTTATCTGCGAGAAATAAAAGATGAACAAGGGACTAGTGAAGAGAACTTGCCTTTTTCACCACTTCCTTATCAATTTCGCTCTTTCCCAAGTCAATTCGAGCAGCTGAATCCCAAGTACAAAACATTTTAGTGTGTTCAGGTTACAGATACTCTCCTAGTTAGAGCTGGTTTCATCAtgggttatttccaaataatcatCATCATGCCACAAATCATTTCAATAATCAACTCACTCAGTACatcaatcaaaataccaaaatatctgtactttaatttttaaatgcaAAAGGATATTTCagtaatttaacccaaatacccaagatcaaacaagctcttaaaggaaaagaggaaaaaaaaatatatatatatatggattaatAAGATTTCTTCTTCCTGACCTTCAAATAATGGCTTGATACTGCTTACCCGAGCATGCCAGCTATCGTTATCTATGGCCCATTGGAACCCCTGAGTGTGTACACAAAACAGTTAGGTACTTCACCACACAATCAAATTTCAATCATTCCGAACTAATTTACTCTTATGTCAAGGATATATTAAACAACAAAAACCTGAACACCAATAATAGGGACAACAACTGAATAGCGGTTATCAGCAACAGCAGCAAACCAAGCATGCATTCCTGCAGTTAAGAAAAATGCTCATATGAATCTCTCTGAAGAGAAATGAAACAATGATTTTATCAGCCTGACCTCCCAGTGATTCACCGGTGATTCCTATCCTAAAGGGATCTATATCATCCCTTCCTGTAAGATAGTCAGCTAATTTTACCAAATCCCAGGCCTGCATCACTCAAAATGTAATATGAGTAGAGAAGAAAACCTGAATGAGTAATAAATCAATTAAGAGAAGATGAGGAAAGGATTACCGTATCATAGATGAAGGGCATTGTATCGCCATTTTTCCATGCTGATACAAGGGCCTATAAGAGAACAAAATAATCAATTGGGAACATAATTGTGCTATTACATAGGATCTTTCCATATTTCATTACACTATGACTATCAAAAGgtgataaattttttaatccaaaattaTCTTGgcctaataaaattttatttgtgaaaAGATTCACTTAGTCGTGCTCATCTAACCACTGGGTCTGCAACAAAAAGATTAGTGATGGGAAAACATTACTATTGTTGGATAATCAGCTCATAGaccattaacaaaaataaaattaaataaaaattgtttttaagtaGAACAACTAAATGAGCAGTCAAAGCATACATCTCTATAAGTAGTCAAACTATCAGCCCGTTCCCCATGGTAGCGAGAATCAATGGCAACAGCTACATATCCACGTGAAGCATAGGCCTGGAACAATTTAAAAACTGAGAAACTCATATAAATGTTGAGTTTAAAGGCGGTAGAAAAACACTCATGCATGAAACAACTACCTCAAGCAATGGCCTTAGCCACTCTTTGCACTTGTGAGTGCTGTGCAGAAAAACAATAGCTGGCCTTCGTTGCTGAGAGCTTTCTTTCATACTTATGAGGAGCACTGGGAGGCGTCCTTGCGTTCCCTCCTAGTTGAATAGAAGATAGAAATAGTCAGTAAGATACATCAGCAGCATAAGAGAAGCTATAATTGATCAGAAAATTCTATCAGTTAAGAGTGAATCATTTCAGTACCCTTGATTAACTATGATAAATAGACTAGATTTGTCCACTCAGGCACAAATAAGAATCAACAGAAACCTTTTTTCCTTGATTAAATTCCTCTGTTTGAATTCTATGGAACAAACCAACAATGTATAGTATGAAGCAGGAAACCAGGTAGAGTTCCTCACCTCCGTTAACAAGTAAAAGTTTTCCTCTTTAAGTACATCTTTAAGATTTGAGATTTCTGCTTTTAGGCAGGACTCCATTGCCTGGTTCATGTTCAATGAGTTAAATGAGATTGGAGATGGCAACTTATACcgattttcaaataattatccAAAAGATGTCGTTCTTTACCTCACTTCTAGTTGGTTTTGGATTCTCTTGGTACATAGGATCCACCACTGGTTTGCCCAATTCTATAGTCAGCGGTACTGAAGTATTCCACCAAATAGAAGATGTCCAGATAAAGAAGAA
This genomic window contains:
- the LOC124910561 gene encoding uncharacterized protein LOC124910561 yields the protein MASVSSSLDYLNLFLIRPMTAISFVLSLILLGWYLAWKLVLVHVPLVQEIFGLRKKPIKPRPLKTGRFSDIYNRMDAALDSTSSHG
- the LOC124944960 gene encoding putative hydrolase YtaP isoform X2, which gives rise to MESLKDAAKLRSDFLQVLRSRRTAEVPLTIELGKPVVDPMYQENPKPTRSEAMESCLKAEISNLKDVLKEENFYLLTEEGTQGRLPVLLISMKESSQQRRPAIVFLHSTHKCKEWLRPLLEAYASRGYVAVAIDSRYHGERADSLTTYRDALVSAWKNGDTMPFIYDTAWDLVKLADYLTGRDDIDPFRIGITGESLGGMHAWFAAVADNRYSVVVPIIGVQGFQWAIDNDSWHARVSSIKPLFEAARIDLGKSEIDKEVVKKVWDRIAPGLASQFDAPHTVPIIAPRPLLILKGKEDPRCPLKGVEIPCERAKEVYKEFSCPDRFKVVAEPEIGHQMTCFMVKEASDWFDKYLK
- the LOC124944960 gene encoding putative hydrolase YtaP isoform X1, translating into MVSLFYSHFPSNVQLNYKFTCSSSSSSSLSMILNFSRLPKNSLKMESLKDAAKLRSDFLQVLRSRRTAEVPLTIELGKPVVDPMYQENPKPTRSEAMESCLKAEISNLKDVLKEENFYLLTEEGTQGRLPVLLISMKESSQQRRPAIVFLHSTHKCKEWLRPLLEAYASRGYVAVAIDSRYHGERADSLTTYRDALVSAWKNGDTMPFIYDTAWDLVKLADYLTGRDDIDPFRIGITGESLGGMHAWFAAVADNRYSVVVPIIGVQGFQWAIDNDSWHARVSSIKPLFEAARIDLGKSEIDKEVVKKVWDRIAPGLASQFDAPHTVPIIAPRPLLILKGKEDPRCPLKGVEIPCERAKEVYKEFSCPDRFKVVAEPEIGHQMTCFMVKEASDWFDKYLK
- the LOC124910634 gene encoding uncharacterized protein LOC124910634, with translation MMDAAFSTTMTMMKVNSPRIRSIDSLIPVSSGGRLLQIVRCTPFRLVLPQMEAGIACEPCKGTGWLLCEFCEGKKTNVKSATNRIYRRCPTCRAMGYVLCSNCKVFKCVAFPNYEDGEEVVF